One part of the Candidatus Nezhaarchaeota archaeon genome encodes these proteins:
- a CDS encoding Lrp/AsnC ligand binding domain-containing protein, translating into MIRACMLIRSERGRFREVAERVKQFKEVKDAFTVLGRYDVVADLEAEDFKELSSVALRIGRLAGVVFTETLVEVQA; encoded by the coding sequence TTGATCAGGGCCTGTATGCTAATTAGGAGTGAGAGGGGGAGGTTTAGAGAGGTGGCTGAGAGGGTTAAGCAGTTTAAGGAGGTCAAGGACGCCTTCACCGTCCTAGGCAGGTACGACGTGGTCGCAGACCTAGAGGCAGAAGACTTTAAGGAGCTTAGCAGCGTCGCCCTACGCATAGGCAGGCTGGCCGGGGTCGTGTTTACTGAGACCCTCGTGGAGGTCCAGGCCTAG